AAAACAAAAACTCTATGCAGGAGACTTTGTTGAAGGCGAAATTATTGGTGATCAATTTGTTATCGAAAAGATTGAACCTCGCAAAAATCTCTTAGTTCGTCCCCCTGTCGCCAATGTAGATAATGTTCTTGTAGTCATGGCTATGAGGAGCCCCAATTTTGATAGTTATCTTTTAGATAATTTTTTAGCAGTGTATGAATATAAAAAGATTGAGCCTATCATCATTTTCAATAAAATAGATCTTTTGGAAGATAAGAGAGAGCTTGAAACATGGATAGATCTCTACCAAAACATTGGCTATGAAGTAGTTGCTCTTAGTGCCATGCAAGAGGATGGGATAAAAAAGATAAAAAAATATATTCAAGGTGATATCACTATTGTAGCCGGCCCTAGTGGTGCTGGAAAATCGACACTTCTCTCTAAACTTCTTGGAATAGATCTTAAAACAGGCGAGGTCAACCATAAGCTGGGACGAGGGCGCCACACGACAACTGCTGTAACACTCTATCCATTTAATCATAACTCCTTTATTGCAGATACTCCTGGATTTAGTAAAGTAGAAGCTACATACTTTATAGACAAAAGAGAAGTACACCGCTACTTTAGAGAGTTTTTGCGCTATCAATGTAAGTTTCCTGACTGTACACATACAAATGAGCCTGGATGTGCTGTCGAAGAAGCTGTGAAAAAAGGTGAAATAAGTTGCAATCGATTCAAAAATTATTTAAAAATTATGCAATTTTTTTGGAAAGAATTCGATACTATATGTAAATAATGAAGGAAAAAGATGCGCCCCTCACCTAAAAATATTGAATCACCATTTAATATTGAAGATGTCTTTTTTTCTAAAACCGATGCTCACGGTAAAATCATCTACGGAAATAGAGTATTTTACAATATTGCAAAATACTCGCCCAAAGAACTGAGAGGAAAACCTCACAATATCATTCGCCATCCCGATATGCCCCGGGCTGTATTTTACTATCTTTGGGATTTCATAAAACATAACAAACCTTTTGCAGGATATGTGAAAAATATGGCGAAAGATGGTAGTTACTATTGGGTTTTTGCAATCGTTTTTCCAATTATAGAGCATGGTAAAAAAAGTGGCTACCTCTCTGTCCGTATTAAGCCTACCACCAAATTTTTTCCAATAGCACGAGAGCTCTACCATGAACTTCAAACTATTGAAAAACAAGAGGGTATGGAAATCTCAAAAAAGGTTTTTTTACAAAAGATTAAAGATTTAGGCTTTGCTAGTTATGAAGAGTTCATGATAACTGCTCTATTAGAAGAGTTTCGTTCTAAAGAGGACTATTTTCAACTCTCAATCGATCCAGATAAACTTGCTGATATTCCTCGCCTCAAACATATTTACGAAATGGCAAAAGTTATAGAGCATATCTATAGTGCTCTAAAAAATAGACTCTACTTTTTTATTGATTTGGGAAATGAACTAGAAAAAAAGTTTCGTGATATTTTTGAAATCACTGATGAACTCTCTCTCATTGCCCTCAACTCATCAGTAGAGAGCCATAAAATAGGTTCAATCGGTGCATCTTTTGCTGTAGTTTCTAATGAGATCAAGAAAGATGCTGAACGTATAGGCAAACATATTGTTGTCTTGCGCAAAAACACGCAAAAGCTCTATGGCCTAATCCAAAACACCATTTTACATCTTCTTTCACTCAATATCGAGATATTTGCGATTCTATACTACCTCAAAGAGACCATTGAATATGACAGTTGCAATGAAGGTGAGTGCATAGACAAATTGGAAGATTTTGTAAAAGTTCTGCAATCTTCAACTATGGAAGTCACAAAGGAGTCTAACATTCTTAAAAACCATATTGAAGAGACACTTCTTTTTATCAACAAAATAGAGCGCCTTATTAAAGAGCTTCACTATATTCAAATAAATGGTTTGATAGAAGCATCTAAGCTCGAAGATATAAAATTTACTATTATTTTTCAGCAGGTACAAAATCTGGTTGAAAATACTAATAAGACCCTAGAAGAGATAGCTCCATCTATGAACACTGCTCTCAAATACACCTGCGATATTGAAGAAAATATTAAAGAGGTGGATTTATATCTTAAGCATCTGCTTTAAAAATTGCTCTTATAAGTTGCCTACTGTTTTGATAAATCTCTCCTACAAAAATATCCCCTCTCTTTACACTTCCAACACCTTTTGGAGTACCGCTCATGATGATATCGCCATCATCAAGACCAAAAATTGTATCTATATCTTTTACCAAAAAATCTGGTTTATAAATCATGAGTTCTACTCCACCTTTTTGAACAAGTTCGCCATTTTTATACAGTACTACTTCCACTCCATGCCAA
The Nitratiruptor tergarcus DSM 16512 genome window above contains:
- the rsgA gene encoding ribosome small subunit-dependent GTPase A translates to MSAKALVTYRSAAASRVTLLDSLKTYPSILRKKIKKQKLYAGDFVEGEIIGDQFVIEKIEPRKNLLVRPPVANVDNVLVVMAMRSPNFDSYLLDNFLAVYEYKKIEPIIIFNKIDLLEDKRELETWIDLYQNIGYEVVALSAMQEDGIKKIKKYIQGDITIVAGPSGAGKSTLLSKLLGIDLKTGEVNHKLGRGRHTTTAVTLYPFNHNSFIADTPGFSKVEATYFIDKREVHRYFREFLRYQCKFPDCTHTNEPGCAVEEAVKKGEISCNRFKNYLKIMQFFWKEFDTICK
- a CDS encoding PAS domain-containing protein, producing the protein MRPSPKNIESPFNIEDVFFSKTDAHGKIIYGNRVFYNIAKYSPKELRGKPHNIIRHPDMPRAVFYYLWDFIKHNKPFAGYVKNMAKDGSYYWVFAIVFPIIEHGKKSGYLSVRIKPTTKFFPIARELYHELQTIEKQEGMEISKKVFLQKIKDLGFASYEEFMITALLEEFRSKEDYFQLSIDPDKLADIPRLKHIYEMAKVIEHIYSALKNRLYFFIDLGNELEKKFRDIFEITDELSLIALNSSVESHKIGSIGASFAVVSNEIKKDAERIGKHIVVLRKNTQKLYGLIQNTILHLLSLNIEIFAILYYLKETIEYDSCNEGECIDKLEDFVKVLQSSTMEVTKESNILKNHIEETLLFINKIERLIKELHYIQINGLIEASKLEDIKFTIIFQQVQNLVENTNKTLEEIAPSMNTALKYTCDIEENIKEVDLYLKHLL